The following proteins are co-located in the Brevinematales bacterium genome:
- the rpmG gene encoding 50S ribosomal protein L33: protein MAQIVTLECEVCGERNYTTTKSKNMMLQRSKLHLKKYCSRDRKHTMHKEVK, encoded by the coding sequence ATGGCACAGATTGTTACGCTGGAATGCGAAGTGTGCGGCGAACGCAACTATACGACTACCAAGTCAAAGAATATGATGCTTCAGCGCAGTAAACTTCATCTGAAAAAGTATTGTTCACGTGATAGAAAGCATACGATGCACAAGGAAGTAAAATAA